The DNA window ACCAACAAAAGTAAAAGGTTTGAAATATGGCGGCAAACATGAACGTAGACCATCCTATTAATTGCGCAGTGTCTTCTATGTCTGTTAGTAGATAAAGGACAAAGCAGATCGAGATTGCGCTTTCCAcaaattgcataaacattaatttgttaaaaaaatcgTTTACTATATCGGCGAACCTGAAATAATTGAGATAAGTATGATTTCACTGTTTCCTTTAATTGAAGATTTTAGGCAAGGAAAGTAACAAATCATGTTCCCCACTTTGTGACAGCTGAGCAGTGTTAAAATCCAGCGTTGTCGATTAATCCCGCGgtatcaaaatttctttttattggtTTTTGAGAcgcgatatatgtatatttttcaacccCCTTCTTCATTTCTAAAAGTTTGTTATAGTATCAAAATATTGTTAACCCTTGAGCCTACACGCTATCTGCAGATCGCGTGAGCCATAATAGGCAAGAAGGTCGGTCGCGCGCCGTGCCATTCATCTGTTCAGCCGTGTGTCCGAACTGGTGTAAAATGTATTCTTCTTATGACATGTGTATTTAGGGGCTACAAAAGGAATtgcgaaataataaacaacttTTAAGGACAAATAGTTTTTCTAAGACGTCTAGGGCGTAATCATGATCAATTGATCAGTTAGCAAAAACAacttattatttcaaagtgaATAATGAATCATTAGCAATTCGTAAATTAACACGAGTCAGACACGTGGTTTCCGTTTGTGGCACAAATTCTTTGCTACCAGTCTGACACGTGGTTTTCGCTTATGGCACAAATCCCTTACAACGAGTCTCCCTCGACGTTATAGGCTAAGGGGTTAATACATTTGGTTTCCGCGGAACATAACCAATTACGTCTTTTCAACTAACAGGCTCTTCTGCTTAATTATtctaagataaaatatttctttttagtcgtaaaataaaaaatcaataaagaTACAACTTATTTCGGTTTCTCTCGTAACCTTCCATTAGTTTCGTCAGTtcgttaatttgtttaaatagaAGCACACAGAAAACAAacctgaatattttattgtggTGCCAAACGCAGTGTTTTAAcgattgaatttcatttccttcgaTATTGTGCAAGCGATAAACCAGTATCTCAAGTTGACAACAGATGTGAAGCAACAGGCCGGCGAATAACGTGTCGAAAATACAGACACCATTGGATATGATCACTAAACCCACTAACTGATAGATGAACGTCATAGAAAACACAAACCACGAGGAGGTGATGTCGAAAGGGAACCAAGCGCggaacattaatttttttgatttAAAATCACCCATCAATGCCGCTCCTAATAAAGAAAACACACAAAATGTGATTTGGATCGTATAACCCACCGCGACTTTTctaaaaagaaggagaaaataatattttaactaatttccttataattatatatattataacgaacaGAAAGAACTTACTCGATTAGATTGTCGTATCTCGCGTGAATTTCTCCTTCCCCATTGTTCTCTGGCACAAAGGGTCTCTTCTTGAGTAGATCCAACATATTTATGATAGTTTTTCGCCCTAAGACTAAGCTGACAAATTTGTAACCCGTGATAAGTATCGAGACAGTTACGCTAAAATTCTCACTCAAATCGTCTTGCGTTTTTACGTTGTAGAAAATGTCCATGATTAGCGTGAGGCAGTAGCTCCATATATACAACGTCACGAAGAccgtatataaattatagagaaAGCGTTTCGTCGGAGACTTCAATGTGGGCGGTAAAAAATATCCGCTGGCGATGAAAAGCTTCAGTGTCCATCGTAGTACGtgcattttcaatatttgccGTGTAGTTTGTCTTACTTAACACTTCGTCTNTAGGAAAGATCGAACGATCAAGTACCTTTCGCACGGTTAGGTCTTACACTATCAATTTTCGCAATAATCACTAGCAGgatttttttacgatatattttaattgttcaaaagaagaattattcttctattctattaagaattatttccaATGAAATGTAACATTGAACAtgagaatatgaaaataaagattatcTTTGAAGTAAATCTATCGTTCGAAGCATTAGATGCTACTAATAACCGTAAGGAAACGAAATGTTTCGCTGCCTTAAATGGGATAGTTCCCTCTTGGAATTCACCCCCGtgtaattatcgttattatcgaCGTTGCTGCGCTGCGACGATACAAgaagttacatttttaaaaaccaCTATCATAGAGTGGCCGTTTGTTTCTTCCTATTCTGCATTTCTAGCTTCCGTTTATTTCATGGGATTGAAATATAGATGCTGTGGTGGCACTAAACGTCATAGCGTGTGTCATTTAACCGACGAGTTACTTTGTAATTGATTGATTACCTTGAACTCGGCATCGTCGCGAGTAGTGTAGGTACATCCttatgtaattacatttttaatgacGATGTTTCCACTGTTTCTAACTTGCAATTATATTACTGCCCGCTTGTGTACTTTTTATGGCGAGCTTATACGCGTTTAGTTACGTTTCAGGAGTCGAACAAGGAAGATAACTTTTAATCATGGTTGCTCACAGGATAGGAAACCGGGAGTTTCGGTGTACGAAAGGTAGAATAGACTGAGGTAGGTTATTTGCTTTAAGCTGTCCAATTTAGCTTGCAATTCGGTTACGAACAATTTTTGGACGattgataattgaaaatttaacgcATTGTTACATGTTTTATAAGTGAAATACGTGTgttatgttatatacatatgtaacacTTTTGCtcgttaaaaagattaaaaagtaAGAAGGTTGTAGAACTAATGTCAACATTCAGTTTTATGAAGGAGTTAATTGCCCAAAGAATGGCTTATTTTTATGACGATcagaaaagatagaagaacGAGAAATGATTTATTGATGTGTATGTCGTAAAAGTAGAACATGTTTACTAAATTTCATGTGAGCTTAGAGAAAGATGGTTCTTTGATTTGCTTTGTTGAAGCAAATCGTACTCAATACAGCGTCGTACAGTATCACCGTCACCGGAATATTATCGCTGAAATCTTCCATGTTTTTCCTACATTGTATATTAGAtctaatatttgaataaactaTCCAGGAACAGGAACGGGAATACTGTATAAAtcttatacaaaaattttttgatGGGTGTTTTTCACGAAAGGGGTGGAAAGCAGCCACCTGATGAGAGCAACAAAAATGTCCACCGCCTTATATGTATCGTTGAaatgacaattttttattatcacgtacttttttatttaactaacTCTTACTTCACTATACCAATAgggataataattatataaagaaatgatcgaaaatgtagaaagaaCAGGCCTATACACCACTCTTGAGCAGCTCCTGTTTGAGGTTTGAAACGTAACTGACGATTGTAAAGTATCAGTTCCCTCTTACTTCCTTCAATAGACTTATTTTCTACTGGAACTTACCCTTTGCTGATATGTATTGTTATCGTAAAAGTACCGTGTTACTTGATGACATTGTATGTATAACTActgttgaaataataatggaTCATCTGCGTGCATATTTTTCCATGCGTCCCTTCAAATTATCCTCTGTTGCGGGCTGACGCGATACCAATATTTACCTTCGATAGTATTTCATAAAACGGAACGACCGGAAGATAGTTTCCATAAACTGGTTGAGAGAATTTTTACTGAAAAGTGGAGCATCGTATGCGTATGCTTTTCCAATAGGTGAGACAGGACCAACGTCTAACGTATTTCCTCTATGATCCGGCAAGTATTTATGGATTAGCGTTTCACGATATAAAGTTTATTGCTATGTACTCTACATGTCTCGGTACATTTGCAGAACGTACTCAGCCGGAAAAATCCAAAGACATAATGTCAAGATCCGCTGCTCTTCCACTTCGTATCTTCATTTAGTTTGTTGCAGCAAGTTAAAAACTGAATATGAGGTTTTAATCAGCTGTAATAAAGAAGCAACGATTTTTGAATTGATTTTAGAATGTCGCATTATAAAGTCAGATGTAATACGTAGGCTTTTATCACGGTGTATCATTTCGATTTGCCCTCTTTGATTACTTCCCTCTCGAGCTGTGCGTTATTCGAAGAAAACGTATGGCGAAAAATATACAAGGAAGAAAGCTCAGTTTGAAACGTGATCTTTTAAGAGAAATAATTCGACAGATAATTATGCACGCTGatgaaaatggaatatttcgtaatatatttaaatactaacCGCTACGAAAGAATCGATATTCAATGTTACCAGGTAGCCACTCGTAAATTCTATAGGATGTGTCGCTCGTGTCATGATCACTAGGAGAATCTTCTTTGTTTTCGTATCCCACGATGCCCAATTACTCTTAAATATCATGGCAGGCACCTGAAGGCTCTGCAGTGAAAAGATATTGCAGGAAACATTTAACCAAGAAATTGGTATATTTGTGTCTGTCTTGTTCTTCTACTTCGATAACGAACCTTCAATTTCACTTCGTTACTGAACCAACAATAATACAGTATCTGCGCTATAATGCGAATTAGGAAAAGCGACGCCTCCAGAAATTTAGAAAGCATCGTTATGTTGGTCATTCGGTAGAGATTAAAGCATAGCGTAAATGCGATCGTACAAAATTGCaagaaaagtattattttgaatttctcgTTCACCGTTTTAGAGAATCTGTAGCAATTCAGCATATACTTTGTtaataagttttattaaaCCTGTTTGCTGTCCTTTTAAGCTGGTAAAATGTTCGATGTGTAATAAATTCGCACGTAAAGGCAAACGAACTTATTGCACAACATAATAGATGAGAAATTCGACACGAACTTGTAAATTTGTTGATAATGTTTGACGCACTGCTTCGCCGAATAATTCGAGTCCTCCTCGATGTTTCTCAGACGTTCCTCGAGTATTTCGAACTGGCCGTTAATTTGGATCAGCAAGCCAGCGAACAGCGTGTCACTGGCAACGTTTTGACAAGAGCACAGCAACGAAGTGGCAACTTCGTAAGTGTAAGTGAACGTGTATGGCAACAGCTCCGAATAATCGTACGGTAGCCAAGCTCGAAAGATTAGTTTTCTCTTCTTGAAGTCCGTGAGGAACGCTCTTACGAATATCCATATCGCAGCCACCTCCACCAGAATCGTGTAACAAATTGCAATTCGTCTGTAAGAATGTTAATTTCAATTGTCTAACGTTTTCACcctttggaaaatttcaccCACTGGCATACTGTTTCTTTCACGTCAAACCCTTTCTGTGTGTGTTAATCCTTTCTTAACCAAAATTACCACATTTTTCAACAGCGTTTCTCTTATCTGACGACAAGCAgcgacaaaaagaaattaaacaaatgttttctttttaaatctcTGCTTTTCATGcattcaaaaattaattttgtccCTGCCCGcgaaaatttgagaaatgtTCATTGTTTCTGACTCGTTCTAAAAAGTAGTACGTACAAATACTTACTCGTttgttttgttaaatttcatttgaattttctcttcttcgtggTTCATCGGCGAGAAAGGTTCGCGTTCGAGGCTCTCGATCAAAGATAAGATACTTTCACGATGCTTTAACATAATACTCAATTTGCAGCCGCTGACGAATACCACGAGAGTGATGTAAAAGTTGTCACTGAATTGGTCCTGATTTTCcacatttataattatatctaaaatCTGAGCGGACACGAGAGATAATATTAGAAGCCACACGAACAACgtgtaaaatttgtacaaagatTTTGTGAACGGTGATGTCCACGAACTTGGTGGCAAACAACCGGCGATCGAAAGTAGAACACGTGAAAATTGTAGCGTGCGCACAGtcatttttattggaattcATCGGCTACAGCTGacgtaaaattcttctttgcGTGTCCACTTGGGTTTTACATCGTTTCTAATTtgtttattgaaaaagaaaatttagacAAAACGTAGAAATCTTTCACACCAATTATTTCGTcgcaatagaaaaataaaccatttactttattaaagtaaaataaatgacTTCTTGTTGATATAGTGAAACACAAATTGCACGAATACGAATGGGAGGATTGTCGTGTGGAATATAATTCTAAACGTCTTCGATACCACTGGCTATCTCCGAATATCGACGAGTtcatatatcgtattaatagaACCCATATTCTTGCGGAACACTTACCCCATTGTAAAACGTTCTATATCATTATGTTTGTTAATGATGCAACGATACGACATACAGTATAATACCTCTGAAAACGTTGCAGTAGCTTCGTCCCCTTCTTCCGAGTTTCgcatttcttattaaaattaggTTTAACTACCTTGAAATCGTCATTTTACAGACCGTTGCGTCGTGCAGAGTCAGCCGTTCCAAGAacgcttttatttttatttcgagaagaaaaaaatgaacgagGAAAGAAATGCAAATAGCTTCAACAGCGACGTACTTCTATTACTTCTGCACTACTGTTTCTAAGCTTTATTGACGTGTATGATATAAGAACGCATTTAAATTAGATCGTATACTAGTGTTTCACGTTACGTATTATTCTCGGTTTAGAAGATGCTTCTTATTGTCCTGTATTGTTTTGTTGAAGCAAATTACACAAGAAATGGAAAGTCCTTCGGCATCTGATCGTAActcgatagaaaaattcagGTATAAAGTCTTTAATCTTTTCAATTGGTAGTCATCGAATCGGATTTGCtctgaaattattgaaaattcttaGTAAAATAATGTGGAAAATTATTCGCGAAAATCCCGCTGTTATAACCTGGGCCTCACTTGAGAGTTTGGAATTTATTGTGCTTGCATGGTACATAATTTACTGCGCTGTTTCAATAATTCGTTTTTTGTTTCCTCTATCATAATTCTCCCATTGTGTGACGAAGGAACGAAAGGATATGCTAAGGCCACTAACTCTCCGCACACAGTCTACCGCGACGACTTATTCTGTATCAGCATGTTATACGCCGAGTAAGTAGTTTTCATCAACTACGACAAACGGGGCACTTTATAAAACACAATTTTAGTAAGCCGCGAAATGAGTATGTTTTTGGAAAAAGAATGTAACATTTGTCGTCAACATCAGTGAATGTTATCTCACATTCGGCAATCAACGTAAGattattttgtagaatatttacaGTATTATTCCgtgtatctattattttcagaACAAAAACTGGAAGATATGGGAAGTTTAATCGCCTGAGTTTACACTATTAGCTTGTTACAATAAGCTATATTAAGCCAAGTATACCAGAGacttttgtaatatttttcgaattagTATCgtttctcattatttgaggTCCAAATTCAATACGTGGACTGAATTTTCATTGCTAATTGctaattttcaaacaatgaCCACCTATTATAAAGGATAAAATAGTTTGAAAGATTGACAGTCTTATCAGAGTTATacagaaattatacaaaattggGAGAATTGTTTTTTCCCAAATCGACGGCGAATTACTCAGTTTGCCGAGTATTGTTTTCAATCTACGTTTGTACAAAtaatgtatttctatatagATACTGACACCTTTGAAAGATTCCAAATTCATGGGTAGAATATAGGCGCTTGTAATCTCGACAGGTGTCAATGAACGTGCCATGATTATCACAAGCATCTTCCTGGCGTCGTTGCTCAAATTTGGCCAATCGCTATTATATACCATATTAGAAATATCGAGGCTCTGCAGAGATAAAAAGTCcataaattattgatttacAAAGAAACGACAGctcgtattatatttacatatgtatgtatctacTTTTACTTTCGCTGCATCTCCGAACcaacaaaagtaaaaagtttGAATTAAAGCGGAAAACATGAACGATATCCATCCTATTATTTGCAAACTGTCGTTTGCTTCTGTTAGTTGATAAAGTGTAAAGCATATCGCGACTGCGCTTACCATAAATTGCACGAACatcattttgttaaaaaaattgtttactatTTCGGCGAACCTGAAATAATTGAGATAAGTGTTATTTCGCTGTTTTCTTTAATTGACAATTTCAGGTAAGAAAAGTGACAAATCACATTTCCCACTTTGTGACAGTTGAACAGCGTTAAAATCCAGCGTTATCGATTAATCCCGCGgtatcaaaatttctttctattggTTTTTGAGACACGATGTATTTTTCAACCCCCTTCTTCATTTCTAAGATATTGTTTGTTAGAATATCAAAATAGCGTTAATACCTTTAGCTTTTTGGTcgtaaaataagaaatcaaTAAGGATACAACTTATTTCTGTTTCTCCCGTAATCTTCAATTAGCTTCGTTAGTTTCgtcaatttgtttaaatagaAGCGCACAGGAAACAAacctgaatattttattgtgaTGCCAAACGCAGTGTTTTAACGATTGAATTTCATCTCCTCCGATATTGTGCAGGCGATTCACCAGTATCTCGAATTGACAACAGATTTGAAGCAACAAGCCGGCGAAAAACGTGTCGAACATACTGACACCAATGGCTATGATCACTAAACCCACGAACTGATAGATGAACGTTATAGAAAACGCAAACCACGAGGAGGTGAAGTCGAAAGGAAACCAAGCGCggaacattaattttttcaatttaaagtCACTGACCAATGTCGTTCCTACTAAAGCAAGCGCACAAAATGCGGCTTGGATCGTATAAAACATCGCGACttttctaaaaaagaaaaaggaaaaagtaatattttaaataatttccttaCAACTGTACATATTATAGCGAACAGAAGGAACTTACTCGATTAGATTGTCGTATTTCGCGTGAATTGCTACTTCCCCATTGTTCTCTGGCACAAAGGGCTTCTTCTTCAGTAGATCCAACATATTTATGATAGTTTTTCGCCCTATGACTAAGCTCATAAGTTTGCAACTCGTGATAAGTGCCGTGACAGTTATGCCAAAATTCTCACTCAAATCGTCCTGCGTTTCCACGTTGTAGCAAATGTACATGATTAGCGTGAGAGAGTAACTCCACATGTACAACGTCACGAAGAccgtatataaattatagagaaAGCGTTTCGTCGGAGACTTCAACGTGGGCGGTAGAAAATATCCGCTGGCGATGAAAAGTTTGAATGTCCATCGTAGTACGtgcattttcaatatttgcgGTATAATTTGTCCTACTTAACACTTCGCCTTAGGAAAGATCGAACGATCAAGTACCTTCGAACAGTTGGGTCTTATATTATCAGTCTTCGCAATATCACTAGCAGAACTTTTTTAcggtatattttaattgttcaaaagaagaattattcttctattctattaagaattatttccaATCAAATGTAACATTGAACGtgagaatatgaaaataaagattatcTTTGAAGTAAGTGTATCGTTCGAAGCATTAGATGCTACTAACAACCCTAAGGAAACGAAATGCTTATGCTGCCTTAAATGGAATAGTTCCTTCTTGGAACTTACCCCCGTGTAATTATCGTCATTATCGATGTTACCGTGCTGCGACGATgcaagaaattacatttttaagaaCCACTATTATAGAGTGACCgtttctctctatttttcatttccagcTTCCGTTTACTTCATTGCATTGAAATATAGATGCTGTGGTGGCACTAAACGTCATAGCGTGTGTCATTTAACCGACGAGTTACATTCTAATTGATTGATTACCTTGAACTCGGCATCGTCGCGAGTAGTGTAGGTACATCTttatgtaattacatttttaatgacGACGTTTTCACTGTTTCTAACGTGCATTTATATTACTGCCCGCTCGTGTGCTTTTTATCGCGAGCTTATACGCGTTCAGTTACGTTTCAAAAGTCGAACAAGGAAGGCAACTTTTAATTATGGTTGCTTATAAGATAGGAAACCggaaaattcattgaaaagaaaagaagataaattaagGTAGGATTATTCGAGTTAGTGGAATATTAATGTCAAGCTAAGCTATTTTCTTGCTCAGTTATTTATGACAAATTTTCGTGCTATCGGCTCTTCGAAATAACTAATTGAACTCATTGTCAGACGTTTGATAGGCAGTGAAATATGtcatatattgtatttctactatgtatatactatttttatctCCACCTTTACTGATTAGAAAGTACAACGCTTGTTCAACTAATGTTGACATTTCTAGTTTTATCAGAGCACTAATTAGCCAAAGAatggtttttatttttatttcgagcaaaagaaaaagcagGACGGGAAATGACATATTGATTTATTGATGTGtgtcgtaaaaaaaaaagaacatttgtATTAGTTTGCATGTGAGTAGTCCATGTTTCTTATTGCACTCGGATTAAAATACGATGGTTCTTAGTCGTTTAGTTTGCTTTGTTGAAGCAAATTGTACGCTGAGTAGGAAGTCTTCAGCAGCTGTCACAAACAAAACATTCGATAGAGAGACGATTATTAAGGTAATAGCGAAACTATTtctgtgaaaatatttctttctaatgGTAACAGAATCGCGTTAACCCCTTGACAGTATAGCCCAAGAAAGATCGAAGCAAGTCAAGTATAGTACtagaattctttatttttgcttGTCTTACGGTTTTGCTGTGACTTCTATTTACGTCACGAGATAGTACAATAACTTTACAACTTATACATAAGCGGAGACACGTACGCACTAAAGCGAAACAATAGACGATAAAAATGTCCATTCATTTCAAAGATTATTGGACAGTGTGGCgagaattgcaaaatataataaaatcaccTTCCAATCATTTCTTTTGATTGGAATCAtccttattttctaatatatagcaaatatatatcagaatgtaattattttcgaaattaatcattttctgagttcttcgtcgttttattACACTGTCAAAGGGTTAAAGTGTCACTTGTTTCTTTGATACTGACTATAGCGAAAGATTCGAGATTCATGGAGATGACATGGCAACTAGTGAATTCGATAGGTTCTAACGCGCGTCTCATGATCAGTAAAAGAATCTTCTTCGAGCTGTCGTTTAAAAATGGTAGATTACTTTCCAACACCGCGTTAGGAATTTCCAGACTCTATAGAacggaaatatttgaatttgtaaaatctcGCAAGTCGGTCTCTAGCAAGACCATTAGATCACAAGTAAAACGTACCTTCAGCTTCACTTCGTTGCCGTACCAACAGTAGTAGAATACCTGCATGAGCAGACACAACGTGTAGGTCGCTGTTTCCATAAATTTCGGGCCAAATTCCATCACCGACAATCGATAAAGATTGAAACACACGGCTCCGGTGCTTATCAAGAATTGCATCGACATGATCATTTTGAAGTTATCGTTCACCATCGATGCGAATCTGTAATTTGTTTCCCCAGATACGTAACCATGTATTGCGAAAGTCTGCtcatttatgagaaatacaCGTAGAgttacatgaaatattttttattcaaagcaATCTATTGAATGATTTTGCTTTCGAGGGGATTCTGAAAATCAATTGCTTAATAACTAGGTAATTGAGAAACTTTGCGAAGGAGAAAATGGTTCTGATGAACGAAGACTGAGAAATTTgcttatatatttacttatatagtaacataatattaaaacaaacttGTATATGCGGTGATGATGATGCGCACAGAATTTCGCCGAGTAATTTTTGTCCGTCATGATGTTCTTCATACGGTGTTCAAGGATTTCGAATTGGCAATAAATGTGAATCAGTATACCGCTGAACAAACAATCGCAAACGATGTTCAAGTTCGTGCTGAATATCGTGGCCAGGATCTGATGAATAAAgctaaaaagaaagagaagcggTGAATTGTAGTCATAAGGTATCCAGGCTCGAAATTTCAGTCTTCCACGTCTGAAGTCTGTAAGAAATGCGCCTATCCATAGCCAGGCCACGAAGAAGTGAAGTACAAACGAGTAAGCTTTGGAGTTCCATCtgtaaatgtaatacaattaattctaTCATTGTCGTTTTACAAATACAGCGAAACCTCGATTATCTGCATTTTAATCATCGCGTGCTATacgaataattgaattttctggATAATCGAATCAATTTGTTTTCGCTCGAATAAAAGGACATTTACGCTTGAGCtgatttagaaatattaaatagaagcAAACGCTTTTAAactgtttcataaatatcgatattaaacggaaacaaaaattttttaataaaaatgtaataatttctccCAATTCCCATTctcgtttctcgatttttccGACAAGCGATCATTCTCAGATCTTTCATTAATCGAGGCTC is part of the Bombus pyrosoma isolate SC7728 linkage group LG13, ASM1482585v1, whole genome shotgun sequence genome and encodes:
- the LOC122574373 gene encoding odorant receptor 2a-like, with protein sequence MHVLRWTLKLFIASGYFLPPTLKSPTKRFLYNLYTVFVTLYIWSYCLTLIMDIFYNVKTQDDLSENFSVTVSILITGYKFVSLVLGRKTIINMLDLLKKRPFVPENNGEGEIHARYDNLIEKVAVGYTIQITFCVFSLLGAALMGDFKSKKLMFRAWFPFDITSSWFVFSMTFIYQLVGLVIISNGVCIFDTLFAGLLLHICCQLEILVYRLHNIEGNEIQSLKHCVWHHNKIFRFVFCVLLFKQINELTKLMEGYERNRNKLFADIVNDFFNKLMFMQFVESAISICFVLYLLTDIEDTAQLIGWSTFMFAAIFQTFYFCWFGDVAKVKSLDISNMVYNSDWLNLSSDARKMLVVIMARSLTPVEITSAYILPMNLESFKGLMKVAYSAYNMLLRSKSSK
- the LOC122574374 gene encoding uncharacterized protein LOC122574374, whose protein sequence is MHVLRWTFKLFIASGYFLPPTLKSPTKRFLYNLYTVFVTLYMWSYSLTLIMYICYNVETQDDLSENFGITVTALITSCKLMSLVIGRKTIINMLDLLKKKPFVPENNGEVAIHAKYDNLIEKVAMFYTIQAAFCALALVGTTLVSDFKLKKLMFRAWFPFDFTSSWFAFSITFIYQFVGLVIIAIGVSMFDTFFAGLLLQICCQFEILVNRLHNIGGDEIQSLKHCVWHHNKIFRFAEIVNNFFNKMMFVQFMVSAVAICFTLYQLTEANDSLQIIGWISFMFSALIQTFYFCWFGDAAKVKSLDISNMVYNSDWPNLSNDARKMLVIIMARSLTPVEITSAYILPMNLESFKGVSIYIEIHYLYKRRLKTILGKLSNSPSIWEKTILPILYNFCITLIRLTLQFSRVLLSIAGCLPPSSWTSPFTKSLYKFYTLFVWLLILSLVSAQILDIIINVENQDQFSDNFYITLVVFVSGCKLSIMLKHRESILSLIESLEREPFSPMNHEEEKIQMKFNKTNERIAICYTILVEVAAIWIFVRAFLTDFKKRKLIFRAWLPYDYSELLPYTFTYTYEVATSLLCSCQNVASDTLFAGLLIQINGQFEILEERLRNIEEDSNYSAKQCVKHYQQIYKFSKTVNEKFKIILFLQFCTIAFTLCFNLYRMTNITMLSKFLEASLFLIRIIAQILYYCWFSNEVKLKSLQVPAMIFKSNWASWDTKTKKILLVIMTRATHPIEFTSGYLVTLNIDSFVALIKTSYSVFNLLQQTK
- the LOC122574291 gene encoding odorant receptor 46a-like, which translates into the protein MHTLRWTFALFTLTGLIRPSTWKYLWKRVLYNVYTIVVLLLLFSFETSLILDLVINVDNQDAFSENLYVTLVLFSSCCKAIVLLINRGNIEILMGVLLEKPFAPVNDEEIEIRTKFEERIEWNSKAYSFVLHFFVAWLWIGAFLTDFRRGRLKFRAWIPYDYNSPLLFLFSFIHQILATIFSTNLNIVCDCLFSGILIHIYCQFEILEHRMKNIMTDKNYSAKFCAHHHHRIYKFASMVNDNFKMIMSMQFLISTGAVCFNLYRLSVMEFGPKFMETATYTLCLLMQVFYYCWYGNEVKLKSLEIPNAVLESNLPFLNDSSKKILLLIMRRALEPIEFTSCHVISMNLESFAILLKTSYSAYNLLQQSKLND